The following coding sequences are from one Spirochaeta lutea window:
- a CDS encoding NAD(P)H-dependent glycerol-3-phosphate dehydrogenase, which translates to MKSIGMIGGGAWGTAIGKILAEKGHQVQIWAYEQELVDSINTRQENNLYLPGVSLPANLTADRDIRAVAQDKDFVIFSTPSLYLLPAVRQIVTVPNIAEGHTPLGVLTKGFVHTQRGPRLILETMEDYLPGFYKGNLVYISGPSHAEEVARGKLTGLISASQNPKNSIRFRELLNSETLMVFSSLDVIGVQISAAVKNVVAIAFGIMDAMKEFSGTVGDNTESLLLAAGLNEIQTIARAMGSTHPETFTSIAGVGDLDVTCRSIHGRNRRFGREIVLKHILEPFSSIDDLLSNLQELGYLPEGAVAVANVKELAERLNLKLPISSGVFRILNKENTPMDEARGILASLTGARLDFHVDFP; encoded by the coding sequence ATGAAATCAATCGGCATGATCGGCGGCGGTGCATGGGGCACGGCCATCGGAAAGATACTGGCGGAAAAAGGGCACCAGGTTCAGATATGGGCCTACGAGCAGGAACTGGTGGACTCCATCAACACCCGGCAGGAAAACAACCTGTACCTGCCCGGGGTAAGTCTGCCGGCCAACCTCACGGCCGATAGGGATATCCGGGCCGTGGCCCAGGATAAGGATTTTGTCATCTTTTCCACCCCATCCCTTTACCTGCTGCCCGCAGTCCGGCAAATCGTCACGGTACCAAACATTGCCGAGGGGCACACCCCCCTGGGAGTGCTCACCAAGGGATTCGTCCATACCCAACGCGGACCCCGGCTCATCCTGGAGACCATGGAGGACTACCTGCCTGGATTTTACAAGGGCAACCTCGTGTACATCTCCGGTCCGAGTCACGCCGAGGAGGTCGCCCGGGGCAAGCTCACCGGTTTGATCTCCGCCAGCCAGAACCCCAAAAACTCCATCCGGTTCCGGGAACTCTTGAACTCCGAAACCCTGATGGTCTTCTCCAGCCTGGATGTAATCGGCGTACAGATCAGCGCCGCAGTAAAAAACGTGGTCGCCATAGCCTTCGGCATTATGGATGCTATGAAGGAATTCTCAGGAACCGTGGGAGATAACACCGAAAGCCTCCTCCTTGCAGCGGGTCTAAACGAAATCCAGACCATCGCCCGGGCCATGGGCAGCACCCATCCCGAAACCTTCACCTCCATCGCAGGAGTTGGCGACCTGGACGTTACCTGCCGCTCCATCCACGGCCGGAACCGCCGCTTCGGCCGGGAAATCGTCCTGAAGCACATCTTGGAACCCTTTTCCTCCATCGATGATCTGCTCAGCAACCTCCAGGAACTCGGCTACCTTCCCGAAGGCGCCGTGGCTGTGGCCAACGTCAAGGAACTGGCGGAACGGCTGAACCTGAAACTGCCCATAAGCAGCGGGGTATTCCGCATCCTGAACAAGGAAAATACCCCCATGGACGAGGCTCGGGGAATCTTAGCAAGCCTGACCGGCGCCCGGCTGGACTTCCATGTAGATTTTCCCTGA
- a CDS encoding TetR/AcrR family transcriptional regulator, which yields MARAKDQEKRQLILTTAKALFARQGFHNTSVSQLVNQLAIPVGSIYTYFPSKEEILQAIIEEGWQDLKTALDQELTQAASLEAQLEILVSSVLPRLFQDTDLISIILSEGLEISRLDEKIDSLITLVLNLRKEAGLMELSSADPALTRIRTAIIIYFLGLMNAARLCTRTPLGISQADLLSFIRDLIHRELALS from the coding sequence ATGGCCCGCGCCAAGGATCAGGAAAAACGGCAACTCATTCTCACCACCGCCAAGGCCCTCTTCGCGCGCCAGGGCTTTCACAACACCAGTGTCAGCCAACTGGTAAACCAGCTCGCCATCCCCGTAGGCTCCATCTACACGTACTTCCCTTCCAAAGAAGAAATACTCCAAGCCATCATCGAAGAGGGCTGGCAGGACCTTAAAACCGCCCTGGACCAGGAACTCACCCAAGCAGCCTCCCTGGAAGCCCAACTCGAGATTCTGGTGTCCAGCGTACTCCCCCGGCTCTTTCAGGACACGGATCTCATCTCAATCATCCTCAGCGAGGGTCTAGAAATCTCCCGATTAGACGAAAAAATCGACAGCCTCATCACCCTGGTTCTCAACCTCCGCAAAGAAGCCGGCCTCATGGAACTCTCCTCCGCCGACCCGGCCCTAACCAGAATTCGGACGGCAATAATTATCTATTTTCTCGGACTCATGAACGCCGCCAGACTCTGCACCCGAACCCCCCTGGGCATCTCCCAGGCGGATCTGCTCAGCTTCATCCGAGACCTCATTCACCGTGAACTCGCTCTTTCCTAG
- a CDS encoding NAD-dependent epimerase/dehydratase family protein, with translation MTLVITGAGGLVGRSVVRQALWDGYRVRAVEVANRRSRGSIRRLGRFARRLEVMRSLPKHSLLQIFWGSVTDYGVLEKAVAGCQGVIHLAAVIPPASESHPALAEAVNVGGTRTLLKVLEAIPRKQRPVLAYAGSIAIYGDRRGTGEIRVGDPVSPGNRDGYAIQKAAAEDLVRRSDVDWRVLRLTYVVSPEKLQRDPLMFEMPLDTDIEICHADDVARAFIRGVENPAGSRKIFNIAGGRDCRTSFAAYLTRMLAYFGMEGAVLQKNAFSTADFHCGFMDTREGQELLGYQRVTLEEYYTMVGERTRRIRPLVRLFRGALLRTMWRKSPYLSPVRREGGGQKKGLVLPVAVKSP, from the coding sequence ATGACACTGGTGATAACCGGAGCGGGTGGATTGGTGGGTCGGTCGGTGGTGCGTCAGGCTCTCTGGGATGGCTACCGGGTGCGGGCGGTAGAGGTCGCCAACCGCCGTTCCCGAGGGAGTATCAGGCGCCTGGGGCGGTTCGCCCGGCGTCTTGAGGTCATGCGCAGTCTGCCGAAACACAGCCTGCTCCAGATTTTTTGGGGCTCGGTGACCGACTATGGGGTTTTGGAAAAGGCTGTAGCAGGTTGCCAGGGGGTGATTCACCTGGCTGCCGTGATTCCCCCGGCTTCGGAGAGTCATCCAGCCTTGGCGGAGGCCGTGAACGTGGGGGGCACCCGGACCCTGCTGAAGGTGCTGGAGGCGATACCCCGGAAACAGCGGCCCGTATTGGCCTATGCCGGATCGATAGCGATTTATGGTGATCGACGGGGAACGGGGGAAATACGGGTGGGAGACCCGGTTTCTCCGGGGAACCGGGATGGGTATGCGATCCAGAAGGCTGCGGCTGAGGACCTGGTTCGCCGTTCGGATGTGGATTGGCGGGTGCTACGGCTGACCTATGTGGTAAGCCCTGAGAAGCTGCAGCGGGATCCCCTGATGTTCGAGATGCCCTTGGATACCGATATTGAGATTTGCCATGCTGACGATGTTGCCCGGGCCTTCATACGAGGGGTGGAAAACCCCGCCGGCAGCCGGAAGATTTTTAATATCGCCGGGGGGCGGGATTGCCGAACCAGTTTCGCAGCCTACCTTACCCGGATGTTGGCCTATTTCGGAATGGAGGGGGCGGTTCTCCAGAAGAATGCGTTTTCGACGGCAGATTTTCACTGTGGATTCATGGATACCCGGGAGGGCCAGGAGTTGCTGGGGTACCAGCGCGTTACTCTGGAGGAGTATTACACCATGGTGGGAGAAAGGACACGAAGGATTCGACCCTTGGTGCGGCTGTTCCGTGGTGCCTTGCTGCGAACCATGTGGAGGAAGTCTCCCTATCTTAGTCCGGTTCGGCGAGAGGGCGGGGGACAGAAAAAAGGTCTTGTCCTGCCGGTGGCAGTAAAATCACCCTAG
- a CDS encoding acyl-CoA thioesterase: MQHTMKDWIFEVTLDVRDYELDSQAIVNNATYLNYFEHGRHMFMRTIGLDFAELHTQGIDPVVVNIEVDYRQSLRSGDRFSVRLKVEPRGRLRYRFTQQIVRSSDGVVMADARITAATLVNGRPGPAPMIQEAVEKFSSHEAEKRR, encoded by the coding sequence ATGCAGCATACCATGAAGGATTGGATCTTTGAAGTTACCTTGGATGTTCGGGATTATGAACTGGATTCCCAGGCAATAGTGAATAACGCAACCTACCTGAACTATTTTGAGCACGGACGCCATATGTTTATGCGTACCATCGGCCTGGATTTCGCCGAGCTTCATACCCAGGGCATTGACCCCGTGGTGGTGAATATAGAGGTGGATTACCGTCAGAGTCTGCGTTCCGGCGACCGCTTCTCCGTCCGTCTCAAGGTGGAACCGCGGGGACGCCTGAGATACCGGTTTACCCAGCAGATTGTACGTTCTTCCGACGGGGTAGTTATGGCTGATGCCCGTATTACCGCCGCCACCCTGGTAAACGGCCGTCCCGGCCCCGCGCCCATGATTCAAGAGGCTGTGGAGAAATTCTCAAGTCATGAGGCTGAAAAAAGGCGATAA
- a CDS encoding NUDIX hydrolase, with translation MEDTSRLHWTEIRRRRVYTSPILTVLEARHRNIRGDEGDFTLVESPDWVNVIAITQDSRGRRCFVMVRQYRHGEGRLALEFPGGLVDSGESPDDAVRRELTEETGYTAKQWTTLGSMNPNPAFMTNHLHCYLAEDLETPGGQNLDPLELLDVELVPEIEILQGRRDDFLVNGVMMIPLSLYQRYREQRTL, from the coding sequence ATGGAAGATACCTCCCGTTTACATTGGACAGAGATTCGTCGCCGCAGGGTGTACACCTCCCCGATTCTGACGGTCCTGGAGGCCCGTCATCGGAATATCCGGGGGGACGAGGGTGATTTTACCCTGGTGGAAAGCCCCGACTGGGTGAACGTCATCGCCATAACCCAGGATTCCCGGGGCAGACGCTGCTTTGTCATGGTCCGACAATACCGGCACGGCGAGGGGCGGCTTGCCCTGGAGTTTCCCGGGGGACTTGTGGATTCCGGGGAGTCTCCCGATGATGCAGTGCGCCGGGAGCTGACGGAGGAAACCGGGTATACCGCAAAACAATGGACTACCCTGGGCTCGATGAATCCGAATCCAGCCTTTATGACAAATCACCTGCATTGTTACCTTGCCGAGGATCTGGAAACACCCGGCGGCCAGAACCTGGATCCCCTGGAGTTGCTGGACGTGGAGCTTGTGCCGGAGATTGAAATCCTCCAAGGCAGAAGGGACGATTTTTTAGTGAACGGCGTGATGATGATTCCTCTATCCTTATATCAACGCTACCGGGAGCAGAGGACCCTCTGA